In Gimesia panareensis, the genomic window AAAACAGAAAGATCTGAAACAGCCGATGCAAAATCTGAAACGGGACATGCTGGTAGAAGAGATCGAAACACTGACGAGGCAAACCAGGCTGGTTGAAACGGAACTGGCCCGCTATTCGAAAGAGAACATTGCCGTGCAGCAATTGCAGAGTATCCCCGGCATCGGCTTACGCACTGCTGAGGCATTCGTGGCCTTTGTGGATGACCCGCATCGATTTGCCAACAGTAAGAAAGTGGGGGCCTACTTCGGTCTGATCCCGATCCAGGATCAGTCAGGGAGTACTAATCGACTGGGGCATATCACGCGCGAAGGATGTGCAGAGGTCCGGCACCTGGTTACCGAAGCAGTTTGGCAGGGGATTCGATATTCACCGACGATTAAAGCCTATTATGAGCGGATTCATCGACAGGAAAAAGACAGGAAAAAGATTGCGATTGTAGCCACATCGCATTACCTGGTGCGTGTGATGTGGTCCATGTTGAAAAATGGAACCTTGTGGAAAGAACGGAGCCTGGCAGTCTGAGCGACTGCAGTTTCGATAAGTAAATTCAAAGAGTTGTGTCGGACTTAAGTTTCACGTTGAGATCGAAAGTGGGATTCAGGTGACATCCCGACGGGTGCCATGGCACACTGTGATGCCGTAACTGTGAATGGGAGTCACCGTAATTTGTCTTGTGGCGCCTCGCCAAGGCGAGTGATGCCGGATGGATGGTTGGATAATTCCGCGTTCTTCTCACTACGGTCTTGACAGAAGCTTCCTCATGGATGGCACCCGACTTCTGGTTCCAGGTGGGAAAACTGGTCGTCAATTGAACGCGATAACTGCGGCTTCCTGCTCGCTGCGCTCGGCCCGAATTTGATTCGGGCCCACCCGCTGATTGCGTCATCACGGGAGTGCAATTATGCGATCGGCTGTGGCATCAGGATCGGGAGATCAGGTTTGACTTCGGGGGTCTCTTCGGCCAGAACGGTTTCACAGAAGAACTTCAGCAGCTGTTTCAGATCTTCGTTCTCGACGCTTTCGGCCAGTTCTTCGGCCCGTTCGCGTGACTTGTCGACGAGGACCTCGGCTTTGGTGAAGACGTCACAGGCTTCGTAGATTTTCCGCAGGCGATTGATGCGTGCGCCGTCTGAAGGCTGACCATTAACGATCTCTTTGAGTTCCATTTTCTGCTGCTCGTCTCCCGACTGCAGAGCCAGGGCGAGTAAGAGGGTAGGCCGCATTGCCAGGGCGTCCTGACCGGAGATGAGCTTGTTGTTGTCATCGCCGCGCCAGTCCTTGAGGTCGTTCAGAATCTGGAAACCAACGCCGATCTGTCGTGAGAACGAGGAGATCAGTTCTTCGTATTCATTCACGGAACCGGTCATCCGGATGCCGGCATAGAGAGCGGCTTCGAACGCGGGTGAAGTTTTGAGTGCGTAAATCTGCAAGGCGTCCAGCGGGGCGAGTTCGAAAGTCTCACTCTCCTGCCAGGCCATTTCGGCCCCCTGCCCTTCGCAGAGCTTGAGGTGGGCATTCGCCATTTTTTCGACCAGGTCGGCAGCGGCTTCCGCACCGATATCAGCGCGGGCTTCATTGAGCAGACGATAGCCGATACCGATCAGGTAGTCGCCAATGTTGATGGCCATGCCGGTGCCGTGCTGACGGTGCAGTGTTTCCTGACCGTAGCGATATTGATCGTCGTCTTCGATGTCGTCGTGAATCAGTGACGCTTTGTGGAAGACTTCAATCGCCATCGCGGCTTTCTGCACGCCCAGCGGGTAGGTCGTATCGGTTTCACTCCCGTCCTGTTGTGCTTTGATCAGCGCATCGTAGGCAGCGAGGGTGATGAAGGGACGGAAGCGTTTGCCCCCATGCTTGAGCCAGTCGTAGGCGATGGCTTCGGTTTTGCCGAGCGGTGTCCGGGCGGCGGCTTCGGTTTTGGTGCGGAGCGGAGGCAGAATCTCGTTGAAGTGTTCTTCGAACAGCGAATTTGCAGCCCGCATGGTGGGCAGATAGCTGCGGGTCAGCGGCTGTTCCAGTGGTTCGTATTTTTCAAGGACTTCCCAGATCCAGGGCTCGTCCATTTTCGTGTTTTTACAGTCGCCCGAATGCAGGGGGACGGCGTAAGAAGGCACGCCGGCGATCAGGACTTTGTCGATCGATTTTTCCAGCACGTTGAGACAGGCGACGCCCAGGATGCCGTCCACGTAACCGCCAACGATGATCTTGAGGACGACGGGGGAACCTTCCGCGACGAGGACTTTGTAGCCCAGCTTTTCCGCTTTGACTTTGTAGTCCGCGATCGAGCAGGCGCCGCATTTTTCGCAGTCGAGGCCAAACTCATC contains:
- a CDS encoding polyprenyl synthetase family protein, which gives rise to MSIAPLDQESSEEKRVPAENAEVRDSEDAKPVKRKRRSTSHLKAVPETLALREEMKAEAEKFVQRLDCSNPFTKAMLEDWSRELLGEMNQPEKFLGFMMVLIGNFFWKRQFLAIPFERRLLLLPHCLKHAEGCPAEYDEFGLDCEKCGACSIADYKVKAEKLGYKVLVAEGSPVVLKIIVGGYVDGILGVACLNVLEKSIDKVLIAGVPSYAVPLHSGDCKNTKMDEPWIWEVLEKYEPLEQPLTRSYLPTMRAANSLFEEHFNEILPPLRTKTEAAARTPLGKTEAIAYDWLKHGGKRFRPFITLAAYDALIKAQQDGSETDTTYPLGVQKAAMAIEVFHKASLIHDDIEDDDQYRYGQETLHRQHGTGMAINIGDYLIGIGYRLLNEARADIGAEAAADLVEKMANAHLKLCEGQGAEMAWQESETFELAPLDALQIYALKTSPAFEAALYAGIRMTGSVNEYEELISSFSRQIGVGFQILNDLKDWRGDDNNKLISGQDALAMRPTLLLALALQSGDEQQKMELKEIVNGQPSDGARINRLRKIYEACDVFTKAEVLVDKSRERAEELAESVENEDLKQLLKFFCETVLAEETPEVKPDLPILMPQPIA
- a CDS encoding IS110 family RNA-guided transposase yields the protein MMLYVGLDVHVKHITICVLNKHGKLLQRCQLPCLDDVIKFLMNLQGRCEVCFEASTGYGIYFEALSKIASRVAVAHPGLLKLIFRSKQKNDRADAEKLAKLLFLDEVPTVHVPTADVRAWRELITFRGKLIQKRTRAKNGIRSLLRSVGCRVPKEFGLWTIRGMEWLKQKDLKQPMQNLKRDMLVEEIETLTRQTRLVETELARYSKENIAVQQLQSIPGIGLRTAEAFVAFVDDPHRFANSKKVGAYFGLIPIQDQSGSTNRLGHITREGCAEVRHLVTEAVWQGIRYSPTIKAYYERIHRQEKDRKKIAIVATSHYLVRVMWSMLKNGTLWKERSLAV